Proteins from one Aureimonas sp. SA4125 genomic window:
- a CDS encoding D-tagatose-bisphosphate aldolase, class II, non-catalytic subunit, translated as MLDELKALPGRSAGATRCGIVSICSAHPWVIEATLTHALALTGPVLIEATCNQVNQFGGYTGMTPADFRGFVAGIADKVGFPAGRLIFGGDHLGPNPWRDKPAEVALRHAEVMVAAYVEAGFGKIHLDASMGCAGEPEAVGDAVAAERAARLAKAAEAAVDRSGQARPLYVIGTEVPTPGGALEALDHVLPTTPEAALQTHRIHAEAFAAQGLDDAFGRVVGLVVQPGVEFGDADVVHYARARAAALSAALARLPGLTFEAHSTDYQSGAELTALVDDGFRILKVGPWLTFALREALYGLDAIARDLGLAGSKEGLKPAMEQLMLSEPASWTRYYAGDDRTLQVKRHYSFSDRIRYYWPHPEAQTAVADLLEKLEGVSIPLPLISQHLGRIANRFETPSAPVTAKALIFASIDRVLDLYATAVRAS; from the coding sequence ATGCTTGACGAACTGAAGGCTCTTCCGGGGCGGAGCGCCGGCGCCACGCGTTGCGGCATCGTTTCGATCTGCTCGGCGCATCCCTGGGTGATCGAGGCCACGCTGACCCACGCGCTCGCCCTGACAGGCCCCGTGCTGATCGAGGCGACCTGCAACCAGGTCAACCAGTTCGGCGGCTATACCGGCATGACGCCGGCGGACTTCCGTGGCTTCGTCGCGGGCATCGCCGACAAGGTCGGCTTTCCTGCGGGAAGGCTGATCTTCGGCGGTGATCATCTCGGCCCCAACCCCTGGCGCGACAAACCAGCCGAGGTGGCGCTACGCCATGCCGAGGTGATGGTCGCCGCCTATGTCGAGGCAGGGTTCGGCAAGATCCATCTCGACGCCAGCATGGGCTGCGCCGGGGAGCCGGAGGCTGTCGGCGACGCCGTCGCGGCAGAACGCGCCGCGCGCCTTGCGAAGGCCGCGGAAGCGGCGGTCGACCGGTCGGGCCAGGCCAGGCCGCTCTACGTCATCGGAACCGAGGTGCCGACGCCGGGCGGCGCCCTGGAAGCACTCGACCATGTCCTGCCGACAACCCCCGAGGCGGCGCTCCAGACGCACCGCATCCATGCCGAGGCCTTTGCCGCCCAAGGCCTCGACGACGCCTTCGGCCGCGTCGTCGGGCTGGTGGTGCAGCCCGGCGTCGAGTTCGGCGACGCCGACGTCGTGCACTATGCCCGTGCCCGCGCGGCCGCTCTCAGCGCTGCGCTGGCAAGGCTTCCGGGACTGACCTTCGAGGCACACTCCACCGACTATCAGAGCGGCGCGGAGCTCACCGCTCTCGTCGACGACGGCTTTCGGATCCTGAAGGTCGGTCCCTGGCTGACATTCGCCCTGCGCGAGGCGCTCTACGGGCTCGACGCCATCGCCCGCGATCTCGGCCTCGCCGGTTCAAAGGAAGGACTGAAGCCGGCGATGGAGCAGCTGATGCTGTCCGAGCCGGCCTCCTGGACGAGATACTATGCCGGCGACGACAGGACGCTGCAGGTGAAGCGACACTACAGCTTCAGCGACCGCATCCGCTATTACTGGCCGCACCCCGAGGCGCAGACGGCGGTGGCCGATCTTCTTGAAAAGCTGGAAGGCGTCAGCATTCCGCTCCCGCTGATCAGCCAGCATCTTGGCCGGATCGCCAACCGGTTCGAAACGCCGTCGGCGCCTGTCACGGCCAAGGCGCTGATCTTCGCCTCGATCGATCGTGTTCTCGACCTCTACGCGACTGCCGTTCGCGCCAGCTGA
- a CDS encoding sensor histidine kinase, translating to MQKSDGRTGSWDAQRLRLAVKAAGVALWSWNVDTDELELDDRSIELWGLPDRHGVTFEDLSVHIHPADRDRVRAAFAATRAIVGPYEIDFRIMIGDELRWISARGQGSDADILDRTMFGVFLDVTGRKQAEEGNELLAGEMSHRVKNLLAIATGLTNITSRSTETSAEMARELTQRLTALGRAHDLVRPLPGNQGSAALLGDLLSVLLAPYDDLGAFSGRIRVSVPRMGVGEAAANTLALVVHELATNSVKHGALSADSGTLDVSCDSPGEDVVIVWTERGGPTTEIQECMRGYGRKLIDRSVTGQLGGSITYDWQPEGLVVTLTVQASSLAK from the coding sequence ATGCAAAAATCCGACGGACGCACTGGCAGCTGGGATGCCCAGCGGCTGCGCCTCGCGGTCAAGGCCGCCGGCGTCGCGTTGTGGTCGTGGAATGTCGACACCGACGAGCTGGAACTCGACGACCGTTCGATCGAACTCTGGGGTTTGCCCGATCGTCATGGCGTCACCTTCGAGGATCTGTCGGTGCATATCCATCCGGCCGATCGGGACAGGGTGCGGGCGGCGTTCGCGGCGACGCGCGCCATTGTCGGTCCATATGAGATCGATTTTCGCATCATGATCGGCGATGAACTCCGGTGGATCTCGGCCAGAGGGCAGGGGAGCGATGCCGACATTCTCGACCGGACCATGTTCGGCGTCTTTCTCGACGTCACCGGCCGCAAGCAGGCCGAGGAAGGCAACGAGTTGCTCGCCGGCGAGATGAGCCACCGCGTGAAGAATCTCCTCGCGATCGCCACGGGCCTCACCAACATCACGTCGCGGTCGACCGAGACGTCGGCCGAGATGGCGCGGGAACTGACGCAGAGGCTGACGGCGCTGGGTCGCGCGCATGACCTCGTTCGGCCCTTGCCGGGCAACCAGGGTTCCGCCGCTCTTCTCGGCGACCTTCTGAGCGTTCTTCTGGCGCCGTATGACGACCTCGGGGCGTTCAGCGGCCGGATCCGTGTTTCCGTCCCGCGGATGGGGGTCGGCGAGGCCGCCGCCAACACGCTGGCCCTCGTCGTTCACGAACTGGCGACGAACTCGGTGAAGCACGGCGCGCTGTCAGCCGATTCCGGAACCCTGGATGTCTCGTGCGATTCTCCAGGGGAAGACGTCGTCATCGTCTGGACGGAGCGGGGCGGTCCAACGACGGAAATCCAGGAATGCATGCGGGGCTATGGAAGAAAACTCATCGACCGCAGCGTCACGGGTCAACTGGGCGGTTCGATCACCTATGACTGGCAGCCCGAGGGGCTGGTTGTCACGCTGACGGTCCAGGCGAGTTCACTCGCCAAGTGA
- a CDS encoding carbohydrate ABC transporter permease: MSQRSLSRTAGKIGIAVAVLVLLFWSLGPIYWALVTSLSTPADLVSRDPHFWPPNVTFEHYAKLFGATSSSQGNETQSIWPQVSAAFLNSLITSLASTVVTIVLAAFGGYAFVRLRFPGRDLLFILVVATLAIPAYTVMIPLYRLMIALGLIDTYLGVTLIYVSAFLPLALWLMRSVYQSLPLSLEEAAWLDGAGRTYTLIRILLPLAAPGLIAASILTFLSAWGQFMVPLVFSPTLATKPLTVLIPEFVTRNYVDYGLMNAAGILAIIPPVLVVLFLNRYLVSGLMAGAGK, from the coding sequence ATGAGCCAGCGCAGCCTCTCCCGCACCGCCGGCAAGATCGGCATCGCCGTCGCCGTCCTCGTCCTGCTCTTCTGGTCGCTCGGCCCCATCTACTGGGCGCTGGTCACCAGCCTGTCGACACCCGCCGACCTTGTCTCGCGCGACCCGCATTTCTGGCCGCCGAACGTCACCTTCGAGCACTACGCGAAGCTCTTCGGGGCGACCAGCAGCTCGCAGGGCAATGAGACGCAGTCGATCTGGCCGCAGGTTTCGGCCGCCTTTCTCAACAGCCTGATTACCTCGCTCGCCTCGACCGTGGTGACGATCGTGCTCGCGGCCTTTGGCGGCTATGCCTTCGTCCGGCTGCGCTTCCCCGGGCGCGACCTGCTGTTCATCCTCGTCGTCGCGACGCTGGCCATCCCGGCCTACACCGTGATGATCCCGCTCTACCGGCTGATGATCGCGCTCGGTCTGATCGACACCTATCTCGGCGTCACGCTGATCTACGTCTCGGCCTTCCTGCCGCTGGCACTCTGGTTGATGCGCAGCGTCTACCAGTCGCTGCCGCTGTCGCTGGAGGAAGCCGCCTGGCTCGATGGTGCCGGGCGAACCTACACGCTGATCCGGATCCTGCTTCCGCTGGCCGCGCCCGGGCTGATCGCCGCCTCGATCCTCACCTTCCTCAGCGCCTGGGGCCAGTTCATGGTGCCGCTGGTGTTCTCGCCGACACTGGCGACCAAACCCCTGACGGTGCTGATCCCGGAATTCGTGACGCGCAACTACGTCGACTATGGGCTGATGAACGCCGCCGGCATCCTGGCAATCATCCCGCCGGTTCTCGTCGTTCTCTTCCTCAATCGCTACCTCGTCTCCGGCCTGATGGCCGGTGCCGGCAAATAG
- a CDS encoding potassium transporter Kup — protein MTFDSTAESDAALADIAEPHHPKRSLPVLILGSVGIVYGDIGTSPLYAMKESLLHVGGAPSTQEIVGVVSLLVWSLIVVVTIKYVVLILRADNHGEGGALALMALTQRALSKPSTTILVLGTLGAALFYGDAILTPAISVLSAVEGLKVISPALGAYVIPISLALIVALYVVQSYGTSRVAGFFGPIMSLWFASLALIGITHLIANPAILAALNPINGLWFMTSHGIVGFTVLGSVFLAVTGAEALYADLGHFGKKPIRYAWLAIVAPALLLNYLGQGAFALSEPAAIPNLFFLSAPEWARLPLVLLATAATIIAGQAVITGAFSLTQQAIQLGLLPRLEIEHTSASERGQIYLPTINWLMLAGVVALVLSFGSSSALASAYGIAVTGTMVVTSLMAIVVFARGWKWGFGLALAVVLPFLAIDSAFLLANLLKLLDGGWLPLLIAAVIMMLMAIWMRGTRIATRKAVEGSETMVHFAAAMKRSSVIRVSGTAMFMTSAPTIVPDALRHNLKHNHVLHERNVILTVRTMSSPYVAEARRARLQKLDDSFWILELRYGFLEEPNILKALIHVREGVKFDIMSTTFFVGRRSIKAGRASLMPRWQRAIYIKMARHSYDAIDYFQIPANRVVELGTRVNL, from the coding sequence TCGGCGGCGCACCGTCGACGCAGGAAATCGTCGGCGTCGTTTCGCTGCTGGTCTGGTCACTGATCGTCGTCGTCACGATCAAATATGTCGTCCTGATCCTGCGCGCCGACAATCACGGCGAAGGAGGCGCGCTCGCGCTGATGGCGCTCACGCAGCGCGCCCTGTCGAAGCCCAGCACCACCATTCTCGTTCTCGGCACCCTCGGCGCCGCCCTTTTCTACGGCGACGCGATCCTGACGCCGGCGATCTCGGTTCTTTCCGCCGTGGAGGGGCTGAAGGTCATCTCTCCCGCCCTCGGGGCCTATGTGATCCCGATCTCGCTGGCGCTGATCGTCGCGCTCTATGTCGTTCAATCCTACGGCACATCGAGGGTCGCAGGCTTCTTCGGCCCGATCATGTCGCTGTGGTTCGCGTCGCTGGCGCTCATCGGAATCACGCATCTCATTGCCAATCCCGCGATTCTCGCCGCGCTCAACCCGATCAACGGGCTGTGGTTCATGACCAGCCACGGTATCGTCGGTTTCACCGTCCTCGGCTCGGTCTTCCTCGCCGTCACCGGGGCCGAGGCGCTCTATGCCGACCTCGGGCATTTCGGCAAGAAGCCGATCCGCTACGCCTGGCTTGCCATCGTCGCGCCGGCACTGCTCCTCAACTATCTCGGCCAGGGTGCCTTTGCCCTGTCGGAGCCGGCGGCGATCCCGAACCTGTTCTTCCTGTCGGCGCCGGAATGGGCGCGTCTGCCGCTGGTGCTGCTGGCCACGGCCGCCACGATCATCGCCGGCCAGGCGGTCATCACCGGCGCCTTCTCGCTGACCCAGCAGGCGATCCAACTCGGCCTCCTGCCCCGCCTCGAGATCGAGCACACCTCGGCGTCTGAACGCGGACAGATCTACCTGCCGACGATCAACTGGCTGATGCTGGCGGGCGTCGTCGCGCTCGTCCTGTCCTTCGGCTCGTCTTCCGCCCTCGCCTCGGCCTACGGAATCGCCGTCACCGGCACGATGGTCGTCACGAGCCTCATGGCGATCGTCGTCTTCGCGCGCGGCTGGAAATGGGGGTTTGGCCTGGCGCTGGCGGTGGTGCTGCCGTTCCTTGCGATCGACAGCGCTTTCCTCCTCGCCAATCTCCTGAAACTGCTAGACGGCGGCTGGCTGCCTCTGCTCATCGCCGCCGTCATCATGATGCTGATGGCGATCTGGATGCGGGGCACGCGCATCGCGACCCGCAAGGCGGTCGAAGGCAGCGAAACCATGGTCCATTTCGCCGCGGCGATGAAGCGCTCATCGGTCATCCGGGTTTCGGGAACGGCGATGTTCATGACGAGCGCACCGACGATCGTGCCGGATGCCCTGCGCCATAACCTCAAGCACAACCACGTCCTGCACGAGCGCAACGTGATCCTGACCGTTCGGACGATGTCCTCGCCCTATGTCGCGGAGGCCCGCCGGGCGAGGCTTCAGAAACTCGACGACAGCTTCTGGATCCTGGAACTGCGTTACGGCTTCCTCGAGGAGCCCAACATCCTGAAGGCGCTGATTCATGTGCGCGAAGGGGTGAAGTTCGACATCATGTCGACGACCTTCTTCGTCGGTCGTCGCTCCATCAAGGCCGGGCGCGCCAGCCTCATGCCGCGCTGGCAGCGCGCCATCTACATCAAGATGGCCCGCCATTCCTACGACGCCATCGACTATTTCCAGATCCCGGCAAACCGCGTCGTGGAACTCGGCACCCGGGTCAATCTGTGA
- a CDS encoding sugar ABC transporter permease: MTSSPSKRRPRRLGGEAWLGLAFVVPIIAIMGGLVFLPMISTVIDSLYRIDPMKAGTPFIGLDNYAALASDFNVRQAWFNTLIYVVIAVALQAVGGLGAALLLNRVRTGRRWLLAALVLPWCLPPVVNALVWLWIYNPSYGLLNAVLQSLGLIETNQVWFNDRTTALFLIALVHVWRMLPLTAIILLAALQSIPRELYEAAKLDGAGPVKAFRMVTLPLISGGIAIALSQSTVFAFNLFDEAWILAGTSLDTRTVIIQVYMSAFQNLKFSLGMALSVLAMIASLLVSLIYVLRVYRETRYE, encoded by the coding sequence ATGACATCCAGTCCGTCGAAACGACGGCCTCGCCGGCTGGGCGGGGAGGCATGGCTCGGCCTTGCCTTCGTCGTCCCCATCATCGCGATCATGGGCGGGCTGGTCTTCCTGCCGATGATCTCGACGGTCATCGACAGTCTCTACCGGATCGATCCGATGAAGGCGGGAACGCCCTTCATCGGCCTTGACAACTACGCCGCGCTCGCCAGCGACTTCAATGTCCGCCAGGCTTGGTTCAACACGTTGATCTACGTCGTCATCGCGGTGGCGCTGCAGGCCGTCGGCGGGCTCGGCGCCGCCCTGCTGCTCAACCGGGTCAGGACCGGCCGACGCTGGCTGCTCGCGGCCCTCGTCCTGCCCTGGTGCCTGCCGCCGGTGGTCAACGCGCTGGTCTGGCTGTGGATCTACAATCCGAGCTATGGCCTTCTGAACGCCGTGCTGCAGTCGCTTGGGCTGATCGAGACAAACCAGGTCTGGTTCAATGACCGAACCACGGCCCTGTTTCTGATCGCGCTCGTCCATGTCTGGCGCATGCTGCCGCTGACGGCGATCATCCTGCTCGCGGCGCTGCAGAGCATCCCGAGGGAACTCTACGAAGCGGCCAAGCTTGATGGCGCAGGGCCGGTGAAGGCGTTCCGCATGGTGACGCTGCCGCTCATCTCCGGCGGCATCGCCATCGCCCTCAGCCAGTCGACGGTCTTTGCCTTCAACCTGTTCGACGAGGCCTGGATCCTTGCCGGCACCAGTCTGGACACCCGCACGGTGATCATCCAGGTCTACATGTCGGCCTTCCAAAACCTGAAATTCTCCCTCGGCATGGCCCTGTCGGTGCTGGCGATGATCGCCTCGCTGCTGGTCTCGCTGATCTACGTCCTGCGGGTCTACCGCGAAACGCGGTACGAGTGA
- a CDS encoding BadF/BadG/BcrA/BcrD ATPase family protein, producing MGLILGVDGGGSKTLLALATRGGDIVSVERGASMDPAAHPDWALLLRDMMVASRAPTQEIEAAVFGLSSFGEIAAQSDHQKSVVAALAGDEALVENDVRIAFDGALAGAGGVLLLAGTGSMAWASAGGPDARQVRIGGWGEAFGDEGSAFWIGREALGLATRALDGRSDALPFAAALLDNLAIGPDDLLFWAAALENRRAGFASLARIVSALCETCDPDASRLIHAAAAHLSDHAGAAWRMVGTDQPLRWSYAGGVFASPTFLAAVTADLGIAPVPPRLSPVGGALLRAAERAGWPVNDAWIDRLSASLAHHPVSSPQP from the coding sequence ATGGGCCTGATCCTCGGCGTCGACGGCGGCGGCAGCAAGACGCTTCTCGCTTTGGCCACGAGGGGCGGCGACATCGTCTCGGTGGAGCGTGGGGCGAGCATGGACCCGGCTGCCCATCCCGATTGGGCTCTACTCCTGCGCGACATGATGGTCGCGTCGCGCGCGCCGACCCAAGAAATCGAGGCGGCGGTCTTCGGCCTTTCCTCGTTCGGCGAGATCGCGGCACAGAGCGACCACCAGAAGAGCGTCGTCGCGGCCCTCGCGGGCGACGAGGCGCTTGTGGAAAACGACGTGCGCATCGCCTTCGACGGCGCGCTGGCCGGCGCGGGCGGTGTGCTGCTGCTCGCCGGCACCGGCTCGATGGCCTGGGCGAGCGCCGGCGGGCCGGACGCTCGCCAGGTGCGCATTGGCGGCTGGGGCGAAGCCTTTGGCGACGAGGGCAGCGCCTTCTGGATCGGCCGCGAGGCGCTGGGCCTTGCCACGCGCGCCCTTGACGGCCGCAGCGACGCCCTGCCCTTTGCCGCTGCCCTTCTCGACAATCTCGCGATCGGACCGGACGACCTTCTGTTCTGGGCCGCCGCCCTCGAAAACCGGCGCGCCGGCTTCGCCTCGCTCGCCCGCATCGTGTCGGCGCTGTGCGAAACCTGCGATCCCGACGCCAGCCGCCTGATCCACGCCGCCGCCGCCCATCTGTCCGACCATGCCGGCGCTGCCTGGCGGATGGTCGGCACCGACCAGCCGCTCCGCTGGAGCTATGCCGGCGGCGTCTTCGCCAGCCCGACCTTTCTGGCCGCCGTTACCGCCGACCTCGGCATCGCCCCCGTACCGCCCCGCCTTTCCCCGGTCGGCGGCGCGCTGCTGCGCGCGGCCGAGCGGGCCGGCTGGCCGGTCAACGACGCCTGGATCGATCGCCTCTCCGCCTCCCTCGCCCACCATCCCGTCTCGTCACCGCAACCGTAG
- a CDS encoding DeoR/GlpR family DNA-binding transcription regulator: MKDDRLTAIRQHLYSHGFSSVQDIAEAVGASPATIRRDLLALEAEGIIARTHGGARISRGSGVEVAFALREQENIAAKRAIADAAFDRIKPHSTVFLDAGTTVLQLARRLRLDPMPLAVFTNGLVVAQTLMEIAGLAVTVIGGRLRSENASMVGAAAEAMIDRLWFDQLFLGAGAIADDGRLYSLDENEARLNERMMARSAETVLLADASKFGQRLTYFVTALGPAVSLVTNAALSPDWRHRLSDLGCPTTVVAVPLVAAPDEEET; encoded by the coding sequence ATGAAGGACGACCGGCTGACGGCCATTCGCCAGCACCTCTACTCGCATGGCTTCAGCTCGGTGCAGGACATCGCCGAGGCTGTCGGCGCTTCCCCTGCGACCATCCGGCGAGATCTGCTGGCGCTCGAGGCGGAAGGCATTATCGCCCGGACCCATGGCGGCGCCCGGATTTCGCGCGGCAGTGGCGTCGAAGTCGCGTTCGCGCTGCGCGAGCAGGAAAACATCGCCGCCAAGCGTGCCATCGCCGATGCCGCCTTCGACAGGATCAAGCCGCACAGCACGGTCTTCCTCGACGCCGGGACCACGGTGCTGCAACTCGCCCGTCGGCTGCGCCTCGATCCGATGCCGCTCGCCGTGTTCACCAACGGACTTGTCGTCGCCCAGACGCTGATGGAGATTGCCGGCTTGGCCGTGACCGTGATCGGCGGCCGACTGCGATCCGAAAACGCCTCGATGGTCGGCGCCGCCGCAGAGGCGATGATCGACCGGCTCTGGTTCGACCAGCTTTTCCTCGGCGCCGGCGCGATTGCCGACGACGGCCGGCTCTACAGCCTCGACGAGAACGAAGCACGGCTGAACGAACGGATGATGGCGCGCTCGGCTGAAACCGTGCTGCTGGCCGACGCCTCGAAATTCGGCCAGCGCCTCACCTACTTCGTCACCGCGCTGGGGCCCGCCGTCTCGCTGGTGACCAATGCGGCGCTCTCGCCGGACTGGCGACACCGGCTGAGCGACCTCGGATGCCCGACGACGGTCGTCGCCGTGCCGCTGGTCGCCGCTCCCGACGAGGAGGAGACCTGA
- a CDS encoding extracellular solute-binding protein, producing the protein MNRRSLLAAMTAMPLVFGLPAFGQDAQPQAGKAISVLLPPWGTLPKDMTDRFVAETGISLETQTLGWDDIRTKIVTSMVAGTAPANVTEVDWSWVGQFGSAGWYALLADKVDAALLADLPTAKIFQFDGKLLAVPYNNDFRILILNRDHLTRAGIKDAPKTPDDLLAAAKAIKAAGIADFPIGLPLSATEGSATAWYLLTKAFGGELFDDAFAPQFTAPDSAGYKAMEFEVEALKAGLIDPASTGLKDVEIQELFKSGRISFDVAGWAGNVAVYSDKAKSQVAEHVEAALLPSTSGRSRTFGLPGAVGIPISAADPEAGLAFIDWLLKPETRSRATRRSATCRPAPASWRSSMPTASSPAAPSFCSRPPRSSRCSPRARLAGTRSSPAPSRPI; encoded by the coding sequence ATGAACCGACGCTCGCTTCTCGCCGCCATGACCGCCATGCCGCTCGTCTTCGGCCTTCCCGCTTTCGGGCAGGATGCCCAGCCGCAGGCGGGCAAGGCGATCTCGGTCCTGCTGCCGCCCTGGGGCACGTTGCCGAAAGACATGACCGACCGGTTCGTCGCCGAAACCGGGATCAGCCTCGAGACCCAGACGCTCGGCTGGGACGACATCCGTACCAAGATCGTGACCTCGATGGTCGCCGGCACGGCGCCGGCCAACGTCACCGAGGTCGACTGGTCCTGGGTCGGGCAGTTCGGCTCGGCCGGCTGGTACGCGCTGCTGGCCGACAAGGTCGACGCCGCGCTCCTCGCCGACCTGCCGACGGCCAAGATCTTCCAGTTCGACGGCAAGCTGCTCGCCGTGCCCTACAACAACGACTTCCGCATTCTGATCCTCAACCGCGATCACCTGACCCGCGCCGGCATCAAGGACGCGCCAAAGACGCCCGACGACCTCCTCGCCGCGGCCAAGGCGATCAAGGCCGCGGGCATTGCCGACTTCCCGATCGGTCTGCCGCTGTCGGCGACCGAGGGCAGTGCCACCGCGTGGTACCTCCTGACCAAGGCCTTCGGCGGGGAGCTCTTCGACGACGCCTTCGCACCGCAATTCACGGCGCCGGATTCGGCCGGCTACAAGGCGATGGAATTTGAGGTCGAGGCGCTGAAGGCGGGCCTCATCGATCCCGCGTCGACCGGCCTGAAGGACGTCGAGATCCAGGAACTGTTCAAGAGCGGCCGCATCTCCTTCGATGTCGCCGGCTGGGCTGGCAACGTCGCGGTCTATTCTGACAAGGCCAAGTCGCAGGTCGCCGAACATGTGGAGGCGGCACTGCTGCCCTCGACCTCCGGCCGGTCACGCACCTTCGGCCTGCCGGGCGCCGTCGGCATCCCTATCTCGGCCGCCGATCCGGAGGCGGGTCTGGCCTTCATCGACTGGCTGCTGAAGCCCGAGACCAGATCCAGAGCTACACGACGCTCGGCAACCTGCCGACCCGCACCAGCGTCCTGGAGAAGCTCAATGCCGACGGCAAGCTCGCCAGCGGCACCGTCCTTCTGCAGCAGGCCGCCACGGTCGAGCCGTTGTTCGCCCAGGGCACGCCTGGCTGGTACCCGGAGTTCTCCAGCGCCGTCGCGACCTATCTGA